From Yersinia hibernica, a single genomic window includes:
- the lysB gene encoding Rz-like lysis system protein LysB (The gene for this Rz-like phage lysis system protein may overlap extensively with the gene for the other spanin subunit, the Rz1-like protein in the outer membrane.), with product MMGLLAWHAHSLKKELDSAKLVIGTLSAGIESRDNAITRLQDEARQQSENELALRQSLSHASTLSLSREQRIQRLLNENKALRDWFATALPADVIRLHQRPAFASPNDYLRWLSNGEQLPVTGQQSGG from the coding sequence ATGATGGGTTTACTAGCATGGCACGCCCATAGCCTGAAAAAAGAGTTAGACAGCGCCAAGCTGGTGATTGGCACTTTATCCGCTGGGATTGAGAGCCGGGACAACGCAATAACCCGCCTGCAAGATGAGGCCCGGCAACAGAGCGAGAATGAGCTGGCATTACGACAATCACTGAGCCATGCCAGCACCTTGTCATTGTCCCGTGAGCAGAGAATTCAAAGGTTACTCAATGAAAATAAAGCCTTGCGTGATTGGTTTGCTACTGCTTTGCCTGCTGACGTTATCCGGCTGCACCAGCGCCCCGCGTTCGCCAGCCCCAATGATTATTTACGTTGGCTGTCCAACGGTGAGCAGTTGCCCGTTACCGGGCAGCAGTCCGGCGGTTAA
- the lysC gene encoding Rz1-like lysis system protein LysC (LysC is an Rz1-like component of a phage lytic system, substantially overlapping although not fully embedded in the gene for the Rz-like LysB component.), whose protein sequence is MTLSGCTSAPRSPAPMIIYVGCPTVSSCPLPGSSPAVNGDLSADIRQLETALVACGLQVEAVKQCQEQHHVKTQTATPSLNRQSAVVAG, encoded by the coding sequence CTGACGTTATCCGGCTGCACCAGCGCCCCGCGTTCGCCAGCCCCAATGATTATTTACGTTGGCTGTCCAACGGTGAGCAGTTGCCCGTTACCGGGCAGCAGTCCGGCGGTTAACGGTGATTTAAGTGCCGATATTCGCCAGTTAGAAACTGCACTGGTGGCCTGTGGGCTGCAAGTGGAAGCCGTTAAACAGTGTCAGGAACAGCATCATGTTAAAACCCAAACTGCTACGCCAAGCCTTAACCGACAGTCTGCCGTTGTTGCAGGCTAA
- a CDS encoding phage tail protein, translating into MLKPKLLRQALTDSLPLLQANPERLKMFVDGGRIVSTLAPSLSFENQYTLTLFIEDFPSDVDYLFVPILAWLREHQPDIMATEEKRRTGFIHKVDVISDVLSDIRIDLQLTERAIVKEVDGALHVNHALEPTWPGMSPRPTAIYFNGETVK; encoded by the coding sequence ATGTTAAAACCCAAACTGCTACGCCAAGCCTTAACCGACAGTCTGCCGTTGTTGCAGGCTAACCCGGAACGGCTAAAAATGTTTGTTGATGGCGGGCGCATTGTCTCAACATTGGCCCCGTCGCTCTCTTTTGAAAATCAATATACGCTGACGCTGTTTATTGAGGATTTTCCCAGTGACGTTGATTATCTGTTTGTGCCGATACTGGCATGGCTGCGGGAGCATCAACCGGACATCATGGCGACAGAAGAAAAGCGCCGCACCGGCTTTATTCACAAGGTTGATGTGATTAGCGATGTGCTGAGTGATATCCGTATCGACCTGCAATTGACCGAACGGGCCATTGTGAAAGAGGTCGATGGTGCATTGCATGTTAACCATGCGTTAGAGCCGACTTGGCCGGGGATGTCACCACGTCCAACAGCCATCTACTTCAACGGTGAAACAGTCAAATGA
- a CDS encoding phage virion morphogenesis protein, producing MNELKPFDDALAGLIANLTPKARKALAVTVAKRLRASQQQRIKRQQAPDGTPYAARKSQPLRKPKGRIKKEMFAKLRTARYMKANSNPNEAVVEFAGRVERIARVHHFGLRDRPNVHSKDVRYDERPLLGFTLQDRELVENAVFAYLAK from the coding sequence ATGAATGAGCTGAAACCCTTTGATGATGCACTGGCCGGGCTGATTGCCAACTTAACCCCCAAGGCGCGCAAAGCGCTGGCGGTCACGGTTGCCAAGCGGTTGCGGGCCAGCCAACAGCAGCGGATTAAACGCCAGCAAGCGCCCGACGGCACCCCGTATGCTGCCCGTAAATCTCAACCATTGCGTAAACCAAAAGGTCGGATTAAAAAGGAAATGTTCGCCAAGCTGCGCACCGCGCGCTATATGAAAGCCAACAGTAACCCCAATGAGGCGGTGGTCGAGTTTGCCGGACGCGTTGAACGTATCGCGCGGGTGCATCACTTTGGCTTGCGTGACCGTCCGAATGTACACAGTAAAGATGTGCGGTATGACGAGCGGCCGTTGCTGGGGTTTACATTACAAGACAGAGAACTTGTTGAAAATGCTGTGTTTGCTTACCTAGCTAAATAG
- a CDS encoding phage baseplate assembly protein V, whose translation MNTQTQLTEILRLLRNLIRIGTVAEVDLDQALCRVATGDNTTGWLNWLTLRAGQSRSWWAPSEGEQVLILSLGGELDTAFVLPGIFSDDFPPPSASADGLYLSFPDGATLHYEPDSGELLADGIKTAVINASESVNATAPTITCAASVKILLDTPEVECTNNLTTATLNVTKGGQMSGDIEHSGGQFSSNGVVIDKHDHGQVQRGGDYTVGIK comes from the coding sequence ATGAACACACAAACCCAACTCACTGAAATTCTGCGCCTGCTGCGCAACCTTATCCGCATTGGTACGGTGGCCGAGGTCGATCTCGACCAAGCCCTGTGCCGTGTAGCGACGGGCGACAATACCACCGGCTGGTTAAACTGGCTGACGCTGCGCGCCGGTCAATCGCGATCATGGTGGGCACCGTCCGAGGGTGAGCAAGTATTGATATTGTCCCTTGGCGGTGAACTCGATACCGCCTTTGTGCTGCCGGGTATTTTCTCTGATGACTTCCCGCCGCCGTCGGCCTCGGCAGATGGCCTGTATCTCTCATTTCCTGATGGTGCCACGCTGCACTATGAACCTGACAGCGGTGAGTTGCTGGCTGACGGCATCAAAACAGCGGTTATCAATGCCAGTGAATCGGTGAATGCTACCGCCCCCACTATCACCTGTGCCGCCTCGGTAAAAATCCTGCTGGATACCCCCGAAGTGGAATGCACCAACAACCTGACTACCGCCACGCTGAACGTAACCAAAGGCGGCCAGATGAGCGGCGATATTGAACATTCCGGCGGCCAGTTCTCATCCAATGGCGTAGTTATTGATAAACATGACCACGGCCAAGTACAGCGTGGCGGTGATTATACGGTGGGGATTAAATGA
- a CDS encoding GPW/gp25 family protein — MTTAKYLGMNRSAGQTITDADHISQSIADILITPVGSRVMRRAYGSLLSELIDQPQNPALRLQIMAASYSAILRWEPRVKLTGITFDTTFDGKMVVDITGTRTDSAAPLSLTIPVS, encoded by the coding sequence ATGACCACAGCCAAATACCTCGGCATGAACCGCAGCGCCGGGCAGACCATTACCGATGCTGACCATATCAGCCAGTCCATCGCCGATATTCTGATTACCCCAGTAGGTTCACGGGTGATGCGCCGGGCTTACGGTTCACTGTTATCTGAGCTGATTGACCAGCCACAAAATCCGGCCTTGCGACTGCAAATCATGGCCGCCAGTTACAGCGCCATTTTGCGCTGGGAGCCGAGGGTCAAGCTGACGGGCATCACTTTTGATACCACCTTTGACGGAAAGATGGTGGTCGATATCACCGGCACCCGCACCGACAGCGCGGCCCCCCTTTCTTTAACCATCCCTGTGAGCTGA